The genomic window TTCTTTGGCATTCACAATATTTTCTATGTTTTTTACTGATTGTATTTCTTGTGCTTTAATAACAAAACCAAAAGTTATTAAAAATATAAATGTGAAAAATGTTTTTTGCATACTTATTGAATTTAAAAAGCTATCCAATAAAACGTATTAGATAGCTTTTAGTTTTACTAATATTTATATTAAAACGTTGCTTTTACTTGTACTCCAAAAAACCTTGGAGCACCTGAAATAAAAGTAGGAATACCAAATGCACCACCTGTATTCCCTGCATCAACAATAAATTCTTTATCTAAAGCATTCGTAATATAAAAATTAATTTCATAATCTTTATTAATAACAAAACCGGTTCTAAAGTTCAATAAACCATATTCATCTTGAGAAATATCAGGTAAATTTGTTTCTTCAAAAAATACTTTAGATTTATAAGTATATGTAGGTCTAAAGAAGTAATCTAAATTTTTATTGACATCTAAATTGATATTAAAACCTGCTGAAAATGAGTTTTTAGGTGTTAATCTAAATGTATTTCCAGCTAATTCTTGTGGATTTCCATCAGAATCTTCATCATCAAAAGAAGCATCTATATAACCATAATTAGCAAAAAAGCTTGACGTTTTTGAAAAAGCATATTGTAAAGCCATTTCAAAACCAAAAGAGCTTGCATTACCGCTATCTTCTGTTGTATTTGTTAAAGCCCCATCTTCTAATTTAGCTACCGATGTTTGAAAGTTTGAATAATCATACATATAAGCATTTACATCAAACTGTAATCTATTATTTAAAAATAATGATTTTGCACCTACCTCATAAGACCAAACAATTTCATCAGATAAAATATTAGTTTCTGTTGCTGTTACATTGATCACATTAGGCCTTCTACCTCTAGAGGTTGTACCAAATAATGTAATCTCTTCATTTATTTCATAATTTACAGCAAAACGACCCACTGCTGATAAAAAGTTTTCACTAGCTTCTATTTTACCATTTGTTGGTGCAAATAATGTGTTTGGATAATTTCCTGATAAATACCCTAAATAAGAAGGTGTTTCTGTATCTATAACCTCATAAGCGGCATTTATATTTTCTAATGTTGCTCTTAATCCTAATGTAAATGATAATTTATCAGTAACATCATAAGAAGCATCAGCAAAAATATCTCCAGAATAATTTTTCCCGTAATTTGTATAAGCTTCTTTATTAAATGAATTTAATGGTGCGCCTGCAATTGCACCAAATGTAGTTGGGTCGTTTGGAATAGCTGATAATAAAACTGGAACACCACCAACAACAAGGTTAGCAGGATCTAATAATAACATAGCCACACTTCTTTCATCATACTCCCAAGGCACACTTTGTGAACCATCTTCATAAAAGAAGTTAGTTCCAAAAAAACCTCTAAACTTATCATCATTATCAAAATTAAATCTAAATTCTTGACTAAATTGTTTTCCTATTGATATTTCATTAAAGAATAACGCAGGTGCAGCAGTTCCATCTGCATCAAAAGCTTCATTAGAATCAAACTCTCTATAGGCACTTGTAGAGGTTAAATCCCAAACATCATTAAACTCGTGTTTTAAAATAGCGGTTACACCCCAAACAGTTCTGTCCAAACCTAATTCTTCACCTCTTTCTAAATCAGCAAAAGTATTTGGGTTTGTATCTCCACCTAAAGGTGCATAAGTTCCACTTTTAAAAGAAGTTCCAGGTGGTGTATCTTTTTGCCAATTTGCAATGACGTCTAAATTGGTATCAGCATTTATTAGATATTTAAATGAAGTTCTAAAAGCCAACGTTTCTTTACCGTTTAAATCTCTACCAGAAATATTTTCAATAAAACCATCTCTTCCATTATAAATTCCGGCTGCTCTAAAAAACAATTTATCTCCTACTAAAGGCGCATTAAAATGCCCTGTAGCTAAAAATTGATTAAAATTACCATATCCTAATTTTATAGATCCCGATTTTTCATTTTTCGCTTTATTTTGGATAATGTGCATGGCTCCTATTTGAGCTCCTCTACCAAACAATGTTCCTTGCGGGCCTTTTAAAACCTCTACACGTTCTATATCGTATAATTCTACAACTGAACCTCTAGACTTACTGATAGAAACTCCATCTTGAAAAATAGAAACTCTTGGTTCTACTCTAGAATCTCCACTATCACTTGTAATGCCTCTAATTACAATACCTGGATTATTAACACTTTGAATTTGCACTTGAAAACCAGGCACATATTCTGACAAAGCATCATATTCAAAGGTTCCTTGATTTTCAATAAAGTCTGTTCCATAAGATGTAATGGCAATTGGAACGTCTTTATTTTTTTGTTCTCTTTTTTGTGATGTTACTAAAACACCTTCCAACATATAAGAACTTTCTTTTAATGTAAAATTCTGAATAGTTTCTGTAGTTGTAATTTCTACCTGTTTATTAATTGCATTATACCCCATGTATGATACTTGAACTACATAAGTATTATTTGGAATTTTTTCTAATAAAAATGTTCCATTAACATCAGACGTTGTTCCCATAGACAGATCTTTTATAAAGATACTAGCCCATATAATTGGTTCTCCTTCTTCGGTAGTAACTGTACCTTTTAATGTGCCTGTAGTTTGGGCATTAATATTGATTATACTAAACAGTATAAATGATGTAAATAAAAATTTAAAGTGCATTATTAATTGGATTTTAAAGAATTGTTATAAAATCCAAATTTATGGCCGCAGTATTACAACCTTGTTAGGTTAATGTAATTTCACAGTTACTTTTTTATCTGTATTTAGTTTATTTATATGAAAAATTTACATAATCATAATTCATTGGATACATTATATTAATTTTGAATATTCGTTTTGTTGTATCCCTTCTTAATCGGGTCATTCCAAAAATAACAAATCTATCAAAGAGTTTTCCTTTTGTTTTATGATAATTAACCAAAAAAATATTTAAATTTTAATCAAAATAACTTCTCCAGGTTTTATTAAAAATGCTTCATTAATTTTAGATGTTTTCACTTGAGTCTTTACATCTTGTTTTCCTAAACATTGAATTGTTAAAACACTATCAGAGTATTTTATAAACATATCCGAACTTTCAGAAAACTCAATTTT from Algibacter sp. L1A34 includes these protein-coding regions:
- a CDS encoding TonB-dependent receptor, whose product is MHFKFLFTSFILFSIININAQTTGTLKGTVTTEEGEPIIWASIFIKDLSMGTTSDVNGTFLLEKIPNNTYVVQVSYMGYNAINKQVEITTTETIQNFTLKESSYMLEGVLVTSQKREQKNKDVPIAITSYGTDFIENQGTFEYDALSEYVPGFQVQIQSVNNPGIVIRGITSDSGDSRVEPRVSIFQDGVSISKSRGSVVELYDIERVEVLKGPQGTLFGRGAQIGAMHIIQNKAKNEKSGSIKLGYGNFNQFLATGHFNAPLVGDKLFFRAAGIYNGRDGFIENISGRDLNGKETLAFRTSFKYLINADTNLDVIANWQKDTPPGTSFKSGTYAPLGGDTNPNTFADLERGEELGLDRTVWGVTAILKHEFNDVWDLTSTSAYREFDSNEAFDADGTAAPALFFNEISIGKQFSQEFRFNFDNDDKFRGFFGTNFFYEDGSQSVPWEYDERSVAMLLLDPANLVVGGVPVLLSAIPNDPTTFGAIAGAPLNSFNKEAYTNYGKNYSGDIFADASYDVTDKLSFTLGLRATLENINAAYEVIDTETPSYLGYLSGNYPNTLFAPTNGKIEASENFLSAVGRFAVNYEINEEITLFGTTSRGRRPNVINVTATETNILSDEIVWSYEVGAKSLFLNNRLQFDVNAYMYDYSNFQTSVAKLEDGALTNTTEDSGNASSFGFEMALQYAFSKTSSFFANYGYIDASFDDEDSDGNPQELAGNTFRLTPKNSFSAGFNINLDVNKNLDYFFRPTYTYKSKVFFEETNLPDISQDEYGLLNFRTGFVINKDYEINFYITNALDKEFIVDAGNTGGAFGIPTFISGAPRFFGVQVKATF